In the genome of Pelobacter seleniigenes DSM 18267, one region contains:
- a CDS encoding GntR family transcriptional regulator, whose amino-acid sequence MQEDSLEVQTYLKIRNMMLNFELIPGQRLVISELAEQLGVSRTPVKIAVIMLYKEGYLDYSARKSYYMVHQLTKEEHDQLHDFRRFLELGAAEKAIINITPESLREMERRAQVIRETAASDDHRLRFTLELNFHSLILELSENRYILDTFHDTFQRFFMRRHISRHYGARYEEFLNEHDAIVEAFRSEDIVRVREALLEHIDNGKEFIDSIYF is encoded by the coding sequence ATGCAGGAAGACTCGCTCGAAGTTCAAACCTATCTCAAAATCAGGAACATGATGCTCAACTTCGAACTGATCCCCGGACAACGGTTGGTGATCAGCGAGTTAGCCGAACAACTCGGGGTTAGCCGTACTCCGGTCAAGATTGCAGTGATCATGCTTTACAAAGAGGGGTACCTCGATTATTCGGCTCGAAAAAGTTATTACATGGTCCATCAACTCACCAAGGAGGAGCATGATCAGTTGCATGATTTTCGCCGTTTTCTGGAACTCGGTGCAGCAGAAAAGGCCATTATCAACATTACCCCGGAAAGCCTGCGGGAGATGGAGCGCCGGGCCCAGGTCATCAGGGAGACTGCCGCGTCGGATGATCATCGCTTGCGCTTCACTCTTGAACTGAATTTTCATTCATTGATTCTTGAACTCAGTGAAAACCGGTATATCCTGGACACCTTCCATGACACCTTTCAGCGGTTTTTTATGCGCCGCCATATCAGCCGTCACTACGGTGCTCGCTATGAAGAGTTTTTGAATGAGCACGATGCCATTGTCGAGGCTTTCCGCAGTGAAGATATCGTTCGGGTCCGCGAGGCCCTGCTTGAGCATATCGACAACGGCAAAGAGTTTATCGACTCCATCTATTTCTGA
- a CDS encoding aminotransferase class V-fold PLP-dependent enzyme yields the protein MSMDVEQIRRDFPILQETVYGRPLIYLDNAATTQLPIAVLDALQNHYCYCNANPHRGIYALGAKATADRESARAEIGAFINARNPCEIVLCSGTTDAINLVAASFGDAFLKPGDEIIVSAMEHHSNWVPWQMLCRRQGARLKVIPLDDQGDLCLDRFTELLCDKTRLVAVTQVSNVLGTVNPLETIIKLAHQRDIPVLVDGAQSIRHEIIDVQQLDCDFFCFSGHKVLAPAGIGVLYAKEDVLRQLQPTRFGGGMMAKVDRQQAVAEDLPHTFEAGTPNCAGAVALAAALRYLNSLGRDAVQRAEQDLTDYCCARLSTMADLHILGQPQHRAGVISFNVNSLHPYDIATLLDKLGIAVRSGQHCAQPLFGELGLSGAVRVSPAFYNTRAEIDNLVDSLSRVIALLRHQESKP from the coding sequence ATGTCAATGGATGTGGAACAGATACGCAGGGATTTTCCGATCCTGCAGGAAACAGTATACGGCCGACCGCTGATCTATCTGGACAACGCCGCCACCACCCAGTTGCCCATTGCGGTCCTCGATGCCCTGCAAAACCATTATTGCTATTGCAATGCCAACCCCCATCGGGGGATCTACGCCCTCGGCGCCAAGGCCACTGCCGACCGGGAGTCGGCCCGCGCAGAGATCGGAGCCTTTATCAACGCGCGCAATCCATGCGAAATTGTCCTTTGCTCGGGCACAACCGACGCCATCAACCTTGTTGCCGCGTCCTTTGGCGATGCGTTCCTGAAGCCGGGCGATGAGATCATTGTCTCCGCCATGGAGCATCACTCCAACTGGGTTCCCTGGCAGATGTTGTGTCGCAGACAAGGTGCCAGGCTCAAAGTCATTCCGCTGGATGACCAGGGTGATCTGTGCCTGGACCGCTTTACCGAACTGCTCTGCGACAAAACCCGTCTGGTCGCCGTGACCCAGGTATCCAATGTCCTCGGCACCGTCAACCCTCTTGAAACCATCATCAAGCTGGCTCATCAGCGGGACATCCCGGTGCTGGTCGACGGCGCGCAAAGCATTCGCCATGAAATCATCGATGTCCAGCAGCTGGATTGCGACTTTTTCTGTTTTTCCGGCCATAAAGTTCTGGCACCGGCCGGAATTGGGGTGTTGTATGCCAAGGAAGATGTGCTGCGGCAATTGCAGCCGACCCGCTTCGGCGGCGGTATGATGGCCAAAGTCGACCGGCAGCAGGCGGTTGCCGAAGACCTGCCCCATACCTTTGAGGCCGGAACGCCCAACTGTGCCGGAGCCGTGGCCCTGGCCGCCGCCCTGCGGTATCTGAACAGCCTGGGCCGGGACGCAGTTCAGCGTGCCGAACAGGATTTGACCGATTACTGCTGCGCCCGGCTCAGCACCATGGCGGACCTGCACATCCTTGGCCAGCCGCAGCACCGGGCCGGGGTGATCAGTTTCAATGTCAACAGCCTCCACCCTTACGACATTGCCACGCTGCTGGATAAGCTCGGCATCGCCGTACGCTCCGGCCAGCACTGCGCCCAACCGTTGTTCGGAGAACTCGGCTTAAGCGGTGCGGTTCGGGTTTCACCGGCCTTTTACAACACCAGAGCAGAGATCGATAATCTGGTTGACTCACTATCACGAGTGATCGCATTACTGCGCCACCAGGAATCCAAACCATGA
- a CDS encoding SufE family protein, whose product MTINDLQNKIIADFEELEDSFTKFAYLTELATTLPRLTEKQKSTANLVAGCQSQAWLEMHCRDGKIELQGDSDTLIVRGILAIIATVYSGRRPEEIVTADFYLLQKAGITDVLSTDRANGIAAILAKIRSYAAACLGSV is encoded by the coding sequence ATGACCATTAACGACCTGCAGAACAAGATTATTGCCGATTTTGAGGAGTTGGAAGACAGTTTCACCAAGTTCGCCTACCTGACCGAGTTGGCAACCACCCTGCCCAGGCTGACCGAGAAACAGAAATCGACTGCCAACCTGGTCGCCGGCTGCCAGTCCCAAGCCTGGCTGGAGATGCATTGCCGCGATGGCAAAATCGAGCTGCAAGGGGACAGTGACACCTTAATCGTCCGCGGCATTCTGGCCATCATTGCCACGGTCTATTCCGGCCGCCGCCCGGAGGAAATCGTTACCGCCGACTTCTACCTGTTACAAAAGGCAGGGATCACGGATGTGTTGTCCACGGACCGGGCCAACGGTATTGCCGCCATCCTGGCAAAAATCCGTTCTTATGCAGCGGCCTGTCTCGGTTCTGTTTAA
- the purT gene encoding formate-dependent phosphoribosylglycinamide formyltransferase — MTTIGTPFSSTATRVLLCGAGELGKEVAIELQRLGCEVIAVDRYEHAPAMQVADRSHVISMLDGAALRAVIEQEQPHYIVPEIEAIATDTLAELEQEGFNVVPTARATQLTMNREGIRRLAAETLGLPTSNYRFAASRDEYRAAVAAIGLPCLVKPIMSSSGKGQSLVKTREAIEAAWDYAQEGGRAGKGKVIVEGFVDFDFEITLLTIRHNDATGQITTSFCAPIGHRQEDGDYQESWQPQAMSPLALERAQGIAKAVTDELGGRGLFGVELFIKGDAVIFSEVSPRPHDTGLVTLISQDLSEFALHVRAILGLPIPNIVQNGPSASAVLLASGHSTRMQYGNLQAALNRPDTQLRLFGKPEIAGKRRLGVALARAENVAKARQTANAVITDIQVTL, encoded by the coding sequence ATGACCACAATAGGAACCCCTTTCTCGTCCACAGCCACCCGCGTGCTGCTCTGCGGTGCGGGCGAACTCGGCAAGGAAGTTGCCATTGAACTGCAACGCCTCGGCTGCGAGGTGATCGCCGTCGATCGTTATGAACATGCTCCGGCCATGCAGGTTGCGGACCGTTCCCATGTCATCTCGATGCTGGATGGAGCGGCCTTGCGAGCGGTTATCGAGCAGGAACAGCCACACTATATCGTCCCGGAAATTGAAGCCATTGCCACCGACACCCTGGCCGAACTGGAGCAGGAAGGATTTAACGTGGTCCCCACCGCCCGGGCTACTCAGTTGACCATGAACCGCGAGGGAATCCGCCGTCTGGCGGCAGAAACCCTGGGCCTGCCGACCTCCAACTATCGCTTTGCCGCAAGTCGGGACGAATATCGCGCAGCAGTCGCTGCAATCGGCCTGCCCTGCCTGGTCAAACCGATCATGAGCTCTTCGGGTAAAGGGCAAAGTCTGGTCAAAACCAGGGAAGCGATTGAAGCGGCCTGGGATTATGCCCAGGAAGGCGGCCGCGCCGGAAAAGGCAAGGTTATCGTGGAAGGATTTGTCGATTTCGATTTTGAAATCACCCTGCTGACCATCCGCCACAATGATGCCACCGGGCAAATCACCACCAGTTTTTGTGCTCCCATCGGTCACCGTCAGGAAGACGGTGATTACCAGGAATCCTGGCAGCCGCAAGCCATGAGCCCCCTGGCCCTGGAGCGTGCCCAGGGCATTGCCAAAGCGGTCACGGACGAACTGGGCGGACGCGGGCTGTTTGGAGTGGAACTGTTTATCAAAGGAGATGCGGTCATCTTCAGTGAAGTCTCCCCCCGACCGCACGATACCGGGTTAGTCACCCTGATCTCCCAGGATCTGTCCGAATTCGCGTTGCATGTTCGCGCCATCCTCGGCCTGCCGATCCCTAATATCGTGCAGAACGGACCATCAGCTTCAGCGGTATTGCTGGCTTCAGGACATTCCACCCGAATGCAATACGGCAACCTGCAAGCCGCATTAAACCGACCAGACACCCAACTGCGCCTGTTCGGCAAGCCTGAAATCGCCGGGAAGCGCCGCCTTGGAGTCGCGCTGGCACGAGCGGAGAACGTCGCCAAAGCACGCCAGACCGCTAATGCCGTCATTACAGATATTCAGGTGACACTCTAG
- a CDS encoding IS110 family transposase, producing MTKSITYVGFDVHKNSIDVALADAGRESEIRYYGTINGDLASLDKVIRKLVSRGTRPSFVYEAGPCGYEIYRHLTQQGYDCKVVAPSLIPRKSGDRIKNDRRDAEMLARLHRAGELTPVYVPCLEDEAMRDLCRARIDSKSAERKARQQLGAFLLRSGFRYSGKTPWSKAHWNWISCIKMPHPAQQITLQEYIDAIRSCTERVERMTEQIRQLAEPWRMNPVVEAIQALRGVSLIVATTTVAELGDLTRFDHPRQLMAYLGLVPSEHSSGETVKRGGITKTGNGHARRMLVEAAWSYRLPARVSRRLLERQRHLPQAVWEIAWKAQLRLCSRYRLLTAKGKRSQVVIAAIARELSAFIWAIAQTVPRPA from the coding sequence ATGACAAAGTCTATCACTTATGTTGGTTTCGATGTTCATAAAAACTCGATCGATGTCGCGTTAGCCGATGCTGGCCGCGAGAGTGAGATCCGCTATTACGGCACCATTAACGGAGATCTTGCCTCACTGGACAAGGTGATCCGTAAACTGGTCTCACGGGGAACCAGACCCTCCTTTGTTTACGAGGCCGGACCCTGTGGCTATGAAATCTATCGGCATCTGACACAGCAAGGATACGATTGCAAGGTGGTTGCCCCATCGCTGATTCCGCGAAAAAGCGGCGACCGCATCAAGAATGATCGCCGCGACGCTGAGATGCTGGCGCGGCTGCATCGTGCTGGAGAACTGACTCCGGTCTATGTCCCTTGTCTCGAAGATGAGGCGATGCGCGACTTGTGCAGAGCCCGCATCGACAGCAAAAGTGCTGAACGCAAAGCGCGCCAACAACTGGGGGCCTTTCTCCTGCGCAGCGGGTTCCGCTACAGCGGGAAAACACCCTGGAGCAAGGCTCACTGGAACTGGATCTCTTGCATCAAGATGCCGCATCCGGCCCAGCAGATCACCTTGCAGGAATATATTGATGCCATACGTTCCTGCACAGAACGAGTTGAACGCATGACTGAACAGATTCGCCAACTTGCCGAGCCGTGGCGCATGAATCCTGTCGTCGAGGCGATTCAGGCCCTGCGAGGCGTCTCCCTGATTGTTGCGACAACAACGGTTGCCGAATTGGGAGACCTGACCCGCTTTGATCATCCTCGACAGCTCATGGCGTACCTGGGATTGGTTCCCTCGGAACACTCCAGCGGCGAGACGGTCAAGCGTGGCGGGATCACCAAAACCGGGAACGGACATGCCCGGCGCATGCTGGTCGAAGCGGCTTGGTCGTATCGACTTCCGGCTCGGGTCAGTCGTCGGCTGCTTGAACGGCAGAGGCACCTACCGCAGGCTGTTTGGGAGATCGCCTGGAAAGCACAATTGAGGCTCTGCTCCCGCTATCGACTGCTGACCGCCAAGGGGAAACGCAGTCAGGTGGTCATTGCGGCCATCGCCCGTGAGTTATCAGCATTTATCTGGGCCATCGCCCAAACGGTGCCACGCCCGGCATAG
- a CDS encoding DMT family transporter, translated as MARPAPRIGIALSFLCLLILGVMPIITNSRPQGSSALGFAWILSLWQLIFALPLFVRELTSSHKGLFGAHFPRRVLARMFIVNLLTGLMFGLATWFYVLAMEQAGAVSAAIAIQAYPLFAMLVEMILLRRMKGRWELASTGILLVTLYYLGTAGSWRIDGFSLWFLVALCVPLLWGVAHVLIREELTNTPITPAQVTFFRVLLSALFLGVLYGLSGAEDWAVLWQRDLMMFGMVMGLFYYLELIVWFHAVRHIDVSLASSVTTPWPAVTMILAVIFLDETVSYSQLVAFIVVALSIYLLLAAAGKRLAARARLP; from the coding sequence ATGGCTCGTCCGGCACCGCGAATCGGAATTGCGTTATCCTTTCTCTGCCTACTCATCCTTGGGGTGATGCCAATCATCACCAATAGTCGGCCTCAGGGCAGCTCCGCCCTGGGATTTGCCTGGATATTGTCCCTGTGGCAGCTGATATTTGCCCTCCCTCTCTTTGTCCGCGAGCTAACCTCCAGCCATAAAGGTCTTTTTGGCGCCCATTTTCCCCGGCGCGTACTGGCTCGCATGTTTATTGTGAACCTGTTGACCGGGTTGATGTTTGGTCTGGCTACCTGGTTCTATGTCCTGGCTATGGAACAGGCCGGTGCGGTCAGTGCTGCGATCGCTATCCAAGCTTACCCGCTGTTCGCTATGTTGGTGGAAATGATTTTGCTGCGGCGGATGAAGGGGCGCTGGGAACTGGCCAGTACAGGGATTCTGCTGGTGACCCTGTATTACCTTGGAACGGCCGGAAGCTGGCGTATCGACGGCTTCTCACTCTGGTTTCTGGTCGCTCTTTGCGTTCCTCTGCTCTGGGGGGTTGCTCATGTCCTGATTCGGGAGGAACTGACCAACACCCCTATTACACCAGCTCAGGTGACCTTCTTTAGAGTTTTGTTGTCGGCTCTGTTTCTGGGTGTTCTGTATGGACTGAGCGGAGCTGAAGATTGGGCTGTGCTGTGGCAGCGGGATCTCATGATGTTCGGTATGGTGATGGGCTTGTTTTATTATCTGGAACTGATCGTCTGGTTTCACGCGGTTCGCCATATTGACGTTTCGTTGGCCAGTTCGGTGACGACACCCTGGCCGGCTGTAACTATGATTCTGGCAGTGATTTTTCTGGATGAAACTGTTTCGTATTCTCAACTGGTTGCTTTTATTGTTGTTGCCCTGAGTATTTATCTGCTCCTGGCCGCCGCCGGGAAACGGTTGGCGGCCAGGGCGCGTCTGCCATAG
- a CDS encoding PLP-dependent aminotransferase family protein has translation MHLTLNSDKKRIALMAIWIPDLGGRKGPKYSQLVEAITDEIKSGTLAPGTRLPPHRRLAYALGISPNTTNRAYAECVSRGLLQGEIGRGTFVRMPQDRSNRELSANLHRTNEGPVDFCHNLPFPGTAAKFLSQTLAELSGQPGLQAFLDYQTNHEYAHHLAAGAQWLRQMEVNAAPNEIVLTCGAQHGILATLMALTEPGNVLLTEELSYAPVFNMAEHLGLKLHSVAMDRDGLLPEALEEACDRRAARVLYLMPTIQTPTTVTMSEGRRNALIEVARKHQLLLIEDDVYGPLRLQSPPPLALLAPERTIYISSCSKCLSPGLRVAFLRAPAALATAIRRAVTLSCWMPPPLMAEIAARWISDGTADLLTQAQRSEANVRQALAQKLLGGFKLQADSHGFHVWLQLPEHWQADLFCSEAARTGVLLTPGTAFCVAQRLQPQAVRISLSHEADRERVAMGLKKLAELLIRPAATSRPLLI, from the coding sequence TTGCACCTCACTTTAAATTCAGACAAGAAACGTATTGCACTCATGGCAATTTGGATACCTGATCTGGGCGGGCGCAAAGGCCCAAAATATAGCCAGCTCGTTGAAGCAATCACCGATGAGATCAAATCCGGGACATTAGCCCCTGGAACCCGCTTACCGCCACATCGACGATTAGCCTATGCTCTTGGCATATCACCAAACACCACCAACCGGGCCTATGCAGAGTGCGTATCACGAGGTTTGTTACAGGGAGAAATTGGTCGGGGAACTTTTGTTCGAATGCCACAAGACCGTTCCAACCGGGAACTGTCGGCCAACCTTCACCGGACAAACGAAGGACCGGTTGATTTTTGCCATAACCTGCCTTTTCCCGGAACGGCTGCAAAGTTCCTCTCGCAGACCCTCGCAGAACTGAGCGGGCAACCTGGATTGCAGGCCTTTCTTGACTATCAGACCAATCACGAGTATGCCCATCATCTTGCAGCTGGGGCCCAATGGCTGCGACAAATGGAAGTGAATGCGGCTCCCAACGAGATCGTCCTGACCTGTGGCGCTCAGCATGGCATTTTGGCCACATTGATGGCACTCACCGAACCGGGCAACGTCTTGCTAACAGAAGAACTCAGCTATGCGCCGGTTTTCAATATGGCCGAGCACCTGGGATTGAAACTGCACAGTGTCGCCATGGACAGGGACGGCCTTTTGCCCGAAGCTCTGGAAGAGGCTTGCGACAGGCGCGCCGCCAGGGTTCTCTACCTGATGCCAACCATCCAGACGCCGACGACCGTGACGATGAGTGAAGGGCGGCGAAACGCCCTGATTGAGGTGGCCAGGAAACACCAACTGCTGCTGATCGAGGATGACGTCTACGGCCCGTTGCGGCTTCAAAGCCCTCCCCCACTGGCCCTTTTGGCTCCGGAAAGAACCATCTATATCAGCAGTTGTTCGAAGTGCCTCTCGCCCGGTTTGCGAGTGGCATTTTTGCGTGCGCCAGCAGCTCTGGCAACCGCTATACGCCGCGCCGTAACTCTCAGCTGCTGGATGCCTCCGCCACTGATGGCAGAGATTGCAGCACGTTGGATCAGCGATGGAACGGCCGATTTATTGACCCAAGCCCAAAGATCTGAAGCCAATGTGAGGCAGGCTTTGGCGCAGAAACTCTTGGGCGGCTTCAAGCTGCAGGCAGACAGTCATGGCTTCCATGTCTGGCTGCAACTTCCTGAACACTGGCAAGCAGACCTTTTCTGTAGCGAAGCGGCCAGAACAGGGGTTCTCCTGACGCCAGGGACTGCATTTTGCGTTGCTCAACGCCTGCAACCGCAGGCTGTGCGCATCAGTCTCAGCCATGAAGCAGACCGGGAGCGGGTTGCCATGGGGTTGAAAAAGCTGGCCGAGCTTTTGATCAGGCCTGCCGCGACATCCCGTCCTCTACTGATTTAA
- a CDS encoding response regulator, translating into MKKILIVDDHKIICQGIKSLLSEFSDFLIHFSHNGLDAVEKIKEQLWEIIIMDINMPLLNGIDATSKIKKECPAAKVIALSAASDFYLVSEMFHAGADAFILKSDSFEDLLAAIQTVLQGKEYMSPQLSSNLTRTYYKSGEPSLSQRENQVLRLLALGFNIKTIATDLCISPKTVESHRRNLMLKLNLGNLADLTRYAIRRNLIQP; encoded by the coding sequence ATGAAAAAAATACTCATTGTTGACGACCATAAGATCATTTGCCAAGGGATCAAATCCCTGCTCAGTGAATTTTCTGATTTTCTTATTCACTTTTCACATAATGGGCTTGATGCTGTTGAAAAAATCAAAGAGCAACTTTGGGAGATCATCATTATGGATATTAACATGCCGTTGCTGAACGGTATCGACGCAACTTCAAAAATAAAAAAAGAATGTCCTGCAGCCAAAGTAATCGCCCTGTCAGCCGCTTCAGATTTCTATCTCGTCAGCGAGATGTTTCATGCCGGTGCTGATGCATTCATCTTAAAAAGTGACTCCTTCGAAGATTTACTCGCTGCAATTCAAACTGTTCTTCAAGGAAAAGAATACATGTCACCCCAGCTCAGCTCAAACCTCACCCGCACCTATTATAAATCGGGAGAACCATCTCTTTCACAACGGGAAAATCAAGTCCTGCGGCTGCTTGCCCTTGGTTTTAATATCAAAACAATTGCTACGGACTTGTGTATCAGCCCTAAGACCGTTGAATCTCATCGTAGAAACCTGATGCTGAAGCTTAATCTTGGAAACCTGGCCGATTTGACCCGCTATGCAATTCGACGCAATTTGATTCAGCCGTAA
- a CDS encoding methyl-accepting chemotaxis protein, which translates to MQCFKNLRIGIKLLISFSVMILLLAIVAGTGYHGLKTLDALLEDTLHRRIVVTNNLASSDRDLQQALVAERSMLLNNLDQTTLNKLKEDFFENKDQASQRFQTAAKLFSSSAGRALAEKFNRDWAVWDQFSQQIISQREAGTEDGLTAAIKLSRGSAKEAFETLRQNMDKLQDLNEQIIEETKAEALDLYRHVVLAVAVTLFLALVIAIAMGFFITRSLTKPIHQGVRLAKFILQGEFDQRLNLEQKDEIGVLAGTLDAMTERLSQLAQTAEKIGKGDLTSKIEPASEKDQLGNALNNMLHSLQQMIEHIQAAGDQIAAGAGQVSDASQALSQGATESASSMEEVTASMNEIAEQIRINAEHSGTANRLSSDAQHAAQSGNEKMAEMALSMDKINQSSQDIGKIIKVIDEIAFQTNLLALNAAVEAARAGQHGKGFAVVAEEVRNLAARSAKAAEETTDLIAGSVQLAEQGVLIARETEASLQHITERTTEVAEILKEISIASNEQSQGIGQITVGLTQIDQVTQANTASAEESAAAAEELAEQSQQLKGMLHHFILHQPQPEVEQQRPYTLLT; encoded by the coding sequence ATGCAATGCTTCAAAAATCTACGAATTGGAATAAAATTGTTGATCAGCTTTTCGGTCATGATTCTGTTGCTGGCTATTGTTGCCGGAACCGGCTATCACGGCCTTAAAACATTGGACGCCTTGCTGGAGGACACTCTTCATAGACGAATCGTGGTCACCAACAATCTCGCATCTTCCGACCGCGACTTGCAACAGGCATTAGTCGCAGAAAGATCCATGCTTCTCAACAATCTGGACCAAACCACGCTGAACAAGCTCAAAGAAGACTTTTTTGAAAACAAAGACCAGGCAAGTCAACGATTCCAGACTGCAGCCAAGCTATTTTCGTCTTCTGCCGGGCGTGCTTTAGCAGAAAAATTCAATAGGGACTGGGCCGTCTGGGACCAATTTTCCCAGCAGATTATTTCTCAACGGGAGGCCGGGACAGAGGATGGCCTGACAGCGGCGATCAAACTGAGTCGAGGGAGTGCAAAAGAAGCGTTCGAAACCCTGCGCCAGAACATGGACAAACTTCAGGATTTAAACGAACAGATCATTGAGGAAACAAAGGCCGAGGCTCTCGATCTGTACCGGCATGTTGTCTTAGCTGTAGCAGTGACCCTGTTTCTGGCCTTGGTCATTGCCATAGCCATGGGATTTTTCATAACCCGCTCCCTGACCAAACCGATTCATCAGGGAGTCCGTCTTGCGAAATTTATCCTCCAGGGTGAGTTTGATCAACGCCTTAATCTGGAGCAGAAGGATGAAATCGGTGTCCTGGCCGGAACCCTGGACGCCATGACCGAACGCCTCAGTCAGTTGGCCCAAACGGCTGAAAAAATAGGCAAAGGGGACTTAACGAGTAAAATCGAACCGGCTTCGGAAAAAGATCAACTGGGAAATGCCCTTAACAACATGCTGCACTCGCTGCAACAAATGATCGAGCACATCCAGGCTGCCGGGGATCAGATCGCGGCCGGCGCTGGTCAGGTCTCTGACGCCAGCCAGGCCCTGTCTCAAGGAGCAACCGAGTCTGCCAGTTCCATGGAAGAAGTCACGGCCTCGATGAATGAGATAGCGGAGCAGATTCGGATTAATGCCGAGCACTCCGGCACGGCGAATCGTTTGTCTTCCGACGCCCAACACGCGGCACAATCGGGAAATGAAAAAATGGCTGAAATGGCCCTTTCAATGGATAAAATCAATCAATCCAGTCAGGATATCGGAAAAATTATTAAAGTCATCGACGAGATCGCATTCCAGACCAATCTTCTCGCCCTCAACGCTGCCGTTGAGGCGGCCAGAGCCGGGCAGCATGGTAAAGGATTTGCCGTTGTGGCCGAAGAAGTCCGGAACCTGGCGGCAAGAAGTGCCAAGGCAGCCGAGGAAACAACGGATCTTATTGCAGGATCGGTACAACTGGCTGAGCAGGGAGTCCTGATAGCCAGGGAAACCGAAGCCAGCTTGCAACACATTACGGAACGAACAACTGAAGTGGCGGAAATTCTCAAGGAAATATCAATCGCATCCAATGAACAGTCTCAAGGCATTGGTCAGATTACCGTGGGCCTGACCCAAATTGATCAGGTCACCCAGGCGAATACTGCCAGCGCGGAAGAAAGCGCTGCTGCCGCGGAAGAATTGGCCGAGCAGTCACAGCAGTTAAAAGGGATGCTGCACCATTTTATCCTGCATCAGCCACAACCGGAAGTCGAGCAACAACGGCCTTACACCTTGCTCACTTAG
- a CDS encoding superoxide dismutase — MSYTLPDLPYSYDALEPHIDARTMEIHHTKHHQAYINKLNDALKGSPLAELPVDTLMQRLNEVPEGVRTAVRNNGGGHANHSLFWTLMSPQGGGEPGGALAAAIDKELGGFGKFKEDFSQAALGRFGSGWAWLSLNPAGKLVVESTPNQDSPLMTGNKPLLGLDVWEHAYYLKYQNRRPDYVDAFFNVINWAAVAQRYGA, encoded by the coding sequence ATGTCCTACACATTACCCGATCTTCCTTACAGTTACGACGCTCTCGAACCGCACATTGATGCTCGTACTATGGAAATCCACCATACCAAACACCATCAGGCTTATATCAATAAACTGAATGACGCCCTCAAAGGCTCACCGTTGGCAGAATTACCGGTCGACACCCTCATGCAACGGCTGAACGAGGTCCCGGAAGGAGTCCGCACCGCCGTGCGTAACAACGGCGGAGGCCATGCCAACCACAGCCTGTTCTGGACCCTGATGAGCCCGCAGGGTGGCGGTGAGCCCGGCGGTGCGCTGGCCGCAGCCATTGACAAAGAGCTGGGTGGGTTTGGCAAGTTCAAGGAGGATTTTTCCCAGGCCGCCCTCGGCCGCTTTGGCAGCGGCTGGGCTTGGTTAAGCCTGAATCCGGCCGGGAAACTGGTGGTCGAGAGTACACCCAATCAGGACAGCCCGTTGATGACCGGCAATAAACCGTTGCTCGGCCTCGACGTCTGGGAACACGCCTATTATCTGAAGTACCAGAACCGGCGGCCCGATTACGTCGATGCCTTTTTTAATGTCATCAATTGGGCCGCTGTCGCGCAGCGTTATGGGGCCTGA
- a CDS encoding SRPBCC family protein, translating into MPNTIRLHRVFRSTPEKIYKAFLDADAVARWVPPNGFTGKVHHMDVKIGGTFKMSFTNFSTGRVHSFGGQYLELVPYELIRYSDDFDDPHLSGQMFVTVSLKKGAVGTELNIIQEGVPDPVPADACYLGWQESLAFLAKLVEPDIPD; encoded by the coding sequence ATGCCGAACACAATCCGCTTGCATCGCGTATTTCGCTCGACCCCAGAAAAAATATACAAAGCCTTTCTTGATGCCGATGCCGTGGCCAGGTGGGTTCCGCCCAACGGCTTTACCGGCAAGGTCCATCACATGGACGTTAAGATTGGCGGAACCTTCAAAATGTCCTTCACCAATTTTTCCACCGGTCGGGTTCATTCATTCGGCGGACAATACCTTGAGCTGGTCCCCTATGAATTGATCCGCTACAGCGATGATTTTGACGATCCGCATCTTTCCGGACAGATGTTCGTGACCGTCTCGCTGAAAAAAGGTGCCGTCGGCACGGAACTCAACATTATCCAGGAAGGTGTTCCCGACCCTGTACCTGCCGACGCCTGCTATCTTGGCTGGCAGGAATCCCTGGCATTTCTTGCCAAACTGGTGGAGCCGGACATTCCCGATTAG